TTTAATCTTTTGAATATAAATAATAAGGAAAAGCACCTATGGTAGTTTATGGTGATTTGGGTTCGGGTAACTGTTATAAGGTTAAACTATTACTTTCCTTATTAAATATTAATCATAGATGGATTCACGTTGATATTTTAAAAAAAGACACTCAAACAGCAGATTTTTTATCTTTAAATCCTAATGGAAAAATACCTGTATTAGTGTTGGATGATGGTCGTGTTTTGAGTGAATCAAATGCTATTTTAGGTTATGTCGCTGAAGGAACAAAATTTATTCCTACAGATCCTTTTATTAAAGCAAAAATGTATCAGTGGATGTTCTTTGAGCAGTATAGCCATGAACCATTTATTGCAGTTGCTCGTTTTATTAATAAATATTTAGGCTTACCAGCAGAAAGAATCGAGGAATATCATAATTTACAGCCCAAAGGCCATAAAGCATTATCAATTATGGATAATGCTTTAGTAGAGCATGACTATCTTGTTGGAAATGAATTAACCATTGCTGATATTGCCTTATATGCGTATACGCATGTCGCTGAAGAAGGTGGCTTTGATTTAACGTTATATCCAAATATTCAAGCATGGTGTCAAAGGATTCGAGAATATTCAGGTTATTTAGATATGATTTAAATAAAAAAGAACTCATATAGAGTTCTTTTTTATATCTGAATGTTTGATTTAGAAGTGTGCTTCCAAGCCTATATAGGGACCTTTGAACTCAAATTTAAGATCATTATTATCGTAGTCATCTAAATCGATATTAAGTACGCGATAACCTGCTGTTAAACCAAGATCAATGAGAAGGTTATCTGCAAATTTATACTTCACTTCTGCTAATGCATCAGTAATTCGTGCATCATCAAAGTTTGTATAGGTTGCTTCACCTTTAGCACTTAAGCCTGTAAATGGAAGTTTTACTTCTCCCGACAAATAAGCGATAGGATAAGTTTTATCAATATCCACGCGTTTGCCTGTGTATGCAGTAATATCACCATTTAATACTGTTGCACCAAGACCAGCATCCACACTTACGATATTATCTAGTAATTCATAGTAAAGGATAAAATCGCTATGATCTAAATCAACTTTATAGTTGGCTTGACCTAAAGTTTCCGATTTAGTTTCCGTATCTAAATTTACGTAGCGAATTTTTGCGTTGGGAATAAATGGAATTGGGTGTTCTACTGCTAATGAAATTTGAGCACTGCCTTTCCGATCTAAATCTTGATCTTCAGCTGATTGAGAAGACATATTCGCTTTACCGTCATAAAACCAGTAGCCTACGTCTCCTTTTACTCCTACAAAGTCTGCTTGAGCAAAGCCACTTAAGCCGATCCCGAGCGTTAATAAAGATATTTTTAATATTTTCATTTTTACATCCGCATAAAAGAAATCTTTGTGCGCATGATATAGACATCTTGCTACAGATGCATTGATAAAAAATAAAGAGCTGGTACGTATAATAGGAATAAATTTTTATACATAGAAAAAGTTTATTTATTTCAAATAATTATTATTAGATCTTTAATTTAGAAGATTCTGATTAGCTAAAAATTTTAGTATAAATTTTGTCATTTAGTTATATGAGGGTAATAAGTCTAATTTGAAAATCAGAGAATTATGAATAAATTAGTGGATAAGTAGAGTAATTAAGGAAGCTTTTTTAAGAGTTGGAAGAAAATGTCATTGAACAATAAAGTTGAGCTACAAGTAGTAGAACGTAAATATAAGCTGAAAAATAACCAATTGTGAAAAAAACTAATAAAATTCGTAAAATTTCTGACGGAAATTACAGTAAAAAGAAATAAAAACAGGTATTGTTCAGCTATATAGGGGCAAAAAATGGACAAAAATCTTTAAGGAAGAATTTTCTATTTTTGCTTGTTTGTTAAGGGAATAAAAATACTCAAAAGGTTCGTTTTATTTTCTACAAACACAAAAGTATTTTTTGGTTCTTTTTTTGCATGCGGAATAACAATCAACAATAGCAGTAAAAATAAGTAATCTTTTAACATTAGGTGTTCTATGACAGATTCTCGTGAAAACTGGACGTCACGATCTGGTTTTATTATTGCAGCCGTTGGTTCGGCTGTAGGCTTAGGTAATATCTGGCGCTTTCCATACGTTGCTTATGAAAATGGTGGAGGAGCGTTTCTTATTCCCTATCTATTGGCACTCATTACTGCTGGTTTACCGTTATTATTTTTAGATTATGCGGTAGGTCATCGTAGTACTAACTCCCCTCCTAAAGCTTATCGCGCCCTATTTAAAGGCGGAGAAACATTAGGTTGGTGGCAGGTTTGTGTCTGTATCATCATCGGTTTGTATTATGCAAGTGTACTCACTTGGGCTGGTAGTTATGTTTACTTCTCCATTGGTCAAATGTGGGGAAGCGATCCGGAAGGTTTCTTCTTTAATACCTATTTGCAAACCACAAAAGCAACCGGTTTTGATTTACAGTTTGTAGGTCATTTATTCTGGCCGATTGTTGGGATTTGGGCACTTACTCTAATCATTCTTTATGGTGGCGTGAAAAAAGGTGTGGAATTATCAAATAAGATTTTCATGCCATTATTATTCATTCTCTTCACTATTTTAGTGATTCAATCATTACGTTTACCAGGTGCAGTTCAAGGCTTAAACGCTTTCTTTACGCCGAACTGGTCAGCAATGATGGATTATAAAGTTTGGTTAGCAGCTTACGGCCATACTTTCTTCTCACTATCTGTTGGCTTCGGGATCATGGTGACTTATGCATCTTATTTGAAACCAAAAACGAATTTAACAGGTTCTGGTTTAATCGTTGGTTTTGCTAATGCATCAACAGAGATTTTGGCTGGTATTGGTATCTTCGCAGCGCTTGGCTTTATGGCACATGCGGCAGGTACTGAAGTTAAAGATGTGGTGAGTGGTGGGATTGGATTAGCATTTATTGCCTTCCCTAAAATTATTTCAAGTTTAGGTACAGGTGCCGATTTATTTGGTTTCTTATTCTTCTCTTCGCTTTTCGTCGCAGGTATTTCTTCGATGGTAAGTATTTTGGAAGTACCTATTGCAGCAATGCAGGATAAATTGAAATGGGGTCGTAAAAAAGCTGTAACCATTATTGGTGGTGGTAGTGCGCTTGTATCAATTATTTTATTCTCAAGTGTAAACGCAATTAAGTTAGTTGATATCGTTGACCACTTTATCAATAACATCGGTATTATTGGTGGTGCTTTACTTTCTATTATTACCGTGGCTTGGTTTAAGCGTTCTGCATTGAAGGAACTTCGTGATCACGTGAATCGCATCTCAACTATTCAATTAGGTAAGGGATGGGATTTCACTTTAACAGTCATTACATCATTAATCTTGTTAACTACACTCAGTATGACTGTATTTAATTTGATCAAAAATGGCTATGATACTTATAGTATGAGCTTACAAGGTGTATTCGGCTGGGGCAGTGTGATTTTCTGTGCAGTCGTTGCAATCGTTTTAAGCAAAATGAAAGATCGCTAGGAGGATAGAATAATGAATACTTCAGCAATCGTGATGATGGTAATTTCGATGGTGTTTTTATGGGGTGGTTTGGTTTTATCCATTATCCATTTATCGAAGCATCCTGAAGAGTTAGATGACGTTTTAGAAGAAGTAAAAGATCAGCACACACTTTGATACTGATCGAGTAAAAAAGCAGGCTTTAAGCCTGCTTTTTTTATGCAATTTTCTGAATTTTACAATAATAAAATCCATCACCAGACTGCGCTTGTGGCAATAATTGTCTGCCATGGGTTTGTTCAATTCCCCAATCCGCTTCAATTTTCACTTCTTTTGCATCAGTATGTTCTGCAAAGAAGTCAATCATCTGTTGTTCATTTTCAGCTTTTAAAATTGAACAGGTAATGTAGAGCAATGTACCGCCAACTTTGAGTTGTTGCCACATATGTTCCAAAATTTGCTTTTGTAGCTCAATGGTTTGAGCTATATCGCTAGATTGGCGCAATAGGCGTATGTCAGGATGACGACGAATTACACCTGTTGCAGAGCAAGGCGCGTCAAGCACAATACAATCTACTGGCTGTGCAGACACCCATTGGGTTGCATCGGCTGCCAAGATT
This genomic stretch from Acinetobacter pittii harbors:
- a CDS encoding sodium-dependent transporter; translated protein: MTDSRENWTSRSGFIIAAVGSAVGLGNIWRFPYVAYENGGGAFLIPYLLALITAGLPLLFLDYAVGHRSTNSPPKAYRALFKGGETLGWWQVCVCIIIGLYYASVLTWAGSYVYFSIGQMWGSDPEGFFFNTYLQTTKATGFDLQFVGHLFWPIVGIWALTLIILYGGVKKGVELSNKIFMPLLFILFTILVIQSLRLPGAVQGLNAFFTPNWSAMMDYKVWLAAYGHTFFSLSVGFGIMVTYASYLKPKTNLTGSGLIVGFANASTEILAGIGIFAALGFMAHAAGTEVKDVVSGGIGLAFIAFPKIISSLGTGADLFGFLFFSSLFVAGISSMVSILEVPIAAMQDKLKWGRKKAVTIIGGGSALVSIILFSSVNAIKLVDIVDHFINNIGIIGGALLSIITVAWFKRSALKELRDHVNRISTIQLGKGWDFTLTVITSLILLTTLSMTVFNLIKNGYDTYSMSLQGVFGWGSVIFCAVVAIVLSKMKDR
- a CDS encoding glutathione S-transferase family protein; protein product: MVVYGDLGSGNCYKVKLLLSLLNINHRWIHVDILKKDTQTADFLSLNPNGKIPVLVLDDGRVLSESNAILGYVAEGTKFIPTDPFIKAKMYQWMFFEQYSHEPFIAVARFINKYLGLPAERIEEYHNLQPKGHKALSIMDNALVEHDYLVGNELTIADIALYAYTHVAEEGGFDLTLYPNIQAWCQRIREYSGYLDMI
- a CDS encoding methionine/alanine import family NSS transporter small subunit, producing the protein MNTSAIVMMVISMVFLWGGLVLSIIHLSKHPEELDDVLEEVKDQHTL
- a CDS encoding TIGR04219 family outer membrane beta-barrel protein codes for the protein MKILKISLLTLGIGLSGFAQADFVGVKGDVGYWFYDGKANMSSQSAEDQDLDRKGSAQISLAVEHPIPFIPNAKIRYVNLDTETKSETLGQANYKVDLDHSDFILYYELLDNIVSVDAGLGATVLNGDITAYTGKRVDIDKTYPIAYLSGEVKLPFTGLSAKGEATYTNFDDARITDALAEVKYKFADNLLIDLGLTAGYRVLNIDLDDYDNNDLKFEFKGPYIGLEAHF